The following coding sequences are from one Pseudomonas mendocina window:
- a CDS encoding IclR family transcriptional regulator — translation MSGTQTLERAFLLLRVIAAAGQQGASLAELREAADCSQATAYRLLQYLRRQGFVRGAVPRGRYVLGYELFALGAQAGNASALRERARPVLLRLAQRFGDSFFLLVADGHQVLCLDMLAGELPVQSYSGAVGGRIPMGVGQASQVLLAWLGRSERNDILAHNAATLRLDYGLEVERITASLPSVKRLGYASGLVDKRLPGYTGLAVPILDACGQPLGALSCALARPRMTDARRQALAQAMKEQAQRLVVALEQ, via the coding sequence ATGAGTGGCACCCAGACCCTGGAGCGAGCGTTCCTGCTGTTGCGTGTCATCGCTGCCGCCGGTCAGCAGGGCGCCAGCCTGGCCGAGTTGCGTGAGGCAGCTGACTGCTCGCAGGCTACTGCCTATCGTCTGCTGCAGTACCTGCGCCGCCAGGGTTTCGTGCGTGGCGCAGTGCCGCGCGGGCGCTACGTGCTCGGCTATGAACTGTTCGCCCTCGGCGCCCAGGCCGGCAACGCCAGCGCCCTGCGTGAACGGGCGCGACCGGTGTTGCTGCGCCTGGCGCAGCGTTTCGGCGACAGTTTCTTTCTCCTGGTGGCGGACGGTCACCAGGTGTTGTGCCTGGACATGCTGGCTGGCGAACTCCCGGTGCAGAGCTACAGCGGCGCAGTAGGTGGGCGCATTCCCATGGGTGTCGGTCAGGCTTCGCAGGTGCTACTGGCCTGGCTCGGTCGCAGCGAGCGCAACGACATCCTTGCCCACAACGCCGCGACCCTGCGCCTGGACTACGGTCTGGAGGTGGAACGCATCACCGCCAGCCTGCCCAGCGTAAAACGCCTGGGCTATGCCAGCGGCCTGGTCGATAAACGCCTGCCGGGCTACACCGGCCTGGCCGTACCGATCCTCGATGCCTGCGGGCAGCCACTCGGGGCACTCAGCTGTGCGCTGGCGCGGCCGCGCATGACCGATGCCAGAAGACAGGCGCTGGCGCAGGCGATGAAGGAGCAGGCACAGCGCTTGGTAGTGGCGTTGGAGCAGTAG
- a CDS encoding GH36-type glycosyl hydrolase domain-containing protein → MPRTWFHRLIRSRSATRKFTYEPILRAELFSAEQMANHGRQLARQHQLSPRPASATLLGRLDDNEALLVHSCAMLGEVPPITRRATPAAEWLLDNFYLIEEQIRTARKHLPRSYSRELPRLADGPSRGLPRVYDIALETISHGDGRVDSESLRRFIAAYQSVTPLALGELWAIPIMLRLALIENLRRVASRVMANWDDRNLANDWADRLQETAERDAKSVLLTVADMARSQPPLTSSFVAELARRLQGQSAALILPLTWIEQTLSEDGLNIERLVQLDAQQQAAEQVSISNSINSLRQLSAVDWRGFVEDMSRVEQVLNEDPAQIYPTMDFATRDHYRHVVERLARNCEHAEEAVARAAVDLAAAAGTGIGTHIGFYLLGQGLVELEQRLEARIPFAEAWQRLLRRAPLAFFLVPALLLSLALAWPFLAAAQASGLSDGLALLLGLPILLLTSSLALGLLNRLVTLTVTPHILPRLDYSRGIPEQARTLVVVPTLIGSARDIKELVEGLEVRYLANRDACLHFALLSDFMDAPSEVLEQDAALLLLARQSIEALNRKYPPVGADRFYLLHRPRRWNPAEGVWMGHERKRGKLAALNELLRGRGLEAFALIVGDIATLPRVNYVISLDTDTQLPRDVARQLIGALAHPLNQPQFDPIRRRISSGYAILQPRVGISLPSTARSPYAQLFGSDAGIDPYTRAVSDVYQDLFHNGSFIGKGIYAVDAFEQAQHGSLPDNRILSHDLIEGCYARSGLLSDVQLYEEHPASYSADCKRRHRWIRGDWQLLPWLLPWTPAASGGLQRNRLDALACWKIFDNLRRSLEPAATLTLLLWGWFAIDQALLWTLAILALLLAQPLLGALLDLLRKAHDISLGQHLQATWRTARLHFGRALLALAWLPFEALLSLDAIARTLWRMFISRRHLLQWSPSREVERSSRNDLPGLYRLMWIAPGLALACATLLLFAPATLALASPFLLLWLTSPAIAWRLSQPRARTRFEPSAEELRFLHSLARKTWAFFDQHVGPQNNWLPPDNIQEQPSLVVAQRTSPTNMGMSLLSHLAAYDFGYLSAGRLLLRLDRSLSSMAGLERHRRHFFNWYDTQTLQPLPPHYVSTVDSGNLAGLLLTLRPGLLELASQPLLHPRMFAGLADTLVLLREAMIAEHLGEQLLRELQNDLHSAQTEATQDLHTACQELQRLLGHVQLLDKNLRPTHDSESERWLQALLAQIEDLHDELAPFRLPPTGAGEQPAQTTWQQFTQLDSRQWPAADQAQVQAVQHRAGERIASAKHLARQAGELAQMDFGFLYDPQRDLFSIGYNAEKDRLDAAYYDLLASEARLTNFVVIAQGQLPQEGWFTLGRLLTSSAGVPVLLSWSGSMFEYLMPMLVMPNYPGTLLDQTCRAAVARQIEYGNQLGLPWGVSESGYNTQDAHFNYQYRAFGVPGLGLKHGLGEDRVVAPYASALALMVEPQAACRNLQRLAKLGLSGTFGLYEAVDFTPTRLPRGQNAAVIHSFMAHHQGMSLLALAHVLLDQPMQRRFESDPQFQATALLLQERVPKAAAQYRHAAHSSAADAAVRLTETKLRVFTDPDRRRPAVQLLSNGHYHVMLSSAGGGYSRCDGTAVTRWQEDISRDHWGMFCYLRDVASGDFWSAAHQPTLRHSAGYEAIFTDARAEFRVRERDFDCHTEIVVSPEDNIELRRLHLTNRARVRRSLELTSYAEVVLSPAIADALHPAFSKLFVQSELLPELQAILCSRRPRSSQEQVPWMCHLLAAHDVDIDAISYETDRARFIGRGRSTARPAVLDAGVDSLSGSAGSVLDPIVAIRCRISLEPGQTAIIDLVTGIGESREGCLQLINKYRDRHLADRVFGLAWTHSQVQLRQLNATQADARLFEQMATSILYANAALRADASVLSGNQRNQSDLWGQAISGDLPIVLVQIADAANIELVRQLVQAHAYWRQKGLALDLVIWNEDQAGYRQQLQDLIMALVTSGSEAHMVDRPGGIFVRPAQQLSNEDRLLMLAVARLVLSDGNGSLAEQVHRHVSEPALPRFDPLRMRTSRSRPPSPTADPPSLLLGNPYGGFSADGSEYLIHLAEGTSTPAPWSNVLANPDFGTVISESGGAYTWSENAHAYRLTPWHNDPVGDASDEALYLRDDDSGHYWSPTPLPRPGKGAYTTRHGFGYSVFEHEEDGIHSELWVYVALDAAIKFSRLIIRNRSGRERRLSATGYVAWVLGDLREKSALHVVTEQDPASGALFARNAYSIDFPGRVAFFDVDSPARSVSGDRSEFLGRNGNLNAPAALARPRLSGRSGGGLDPCAAIQVAFELADGDSQEIIFRLGAGLNATAAAQLVQRFRGSDAASKALEQVRAHWRATLSTIRIRTPEPAIDVLANGWLMYQVIASRFWARSGYYQSGGAYGFRDQLQDSMAMIHASPHASRQHLLLCAAHQFGEGDVQHWWHPPLDRGVRTGCSDDYLWLPLATSRYVQMSGDRSVLDEQVAYIEGRALNAGEESYYDLPQRSCLRESLYRHCVRAIEHGLRRGIHGLPLIGSGDWNDGMNRVGEQGLGESVWLGFFLHEVLRQFVPVALMQNDAKFARHCTEQAAALRNSLEEHGWDGAWYRRAYFDDGTPLGSASNQECRIDSIAQSWSVLSGAASAERQRSAMDALEHHLLRRDPGLVQLLDPPFDKSSLDPGYIKGYVPGVRENGGQYTHAAVWASMAFAHLGDSARAWELLRLINPVGHSSAQAIARYKVEPYVVSADVYGMAPHAGRGGWSWYTGAAGWMYRLIIESLLGLQRSADSLRLQPLLPADWPGFSLDYRFGSTLYRIEVLQQAGDTTSLSLDGVPIDGIQCPLLDDGHEHHIVFRCPPAKAYEAGQTDTHPISLTGGS, encoded by the coding sequence ATGCCCAGAACCTGGTTCCACCGCCTGATACGCTCACGTAGTGCAACGCGCAAGTTCACCTACGAACCCATCCTGCGTGCCGAACTGTTCAGCGCCGAGCAGATGGCTAACCATGGCCGTCAATTGGCCAGGCAGCACCAACTCAGCCCACGGCCAGCCAGCGCAACTCTGCTGGGACGCCTGGACGACAACGAAGCGCTACTGGTGCACAGCTGCGCCATGCTCGGCGAGGTACCGCCGATCACGCGCCGCGCCACCCCGGCAGCGGAATGGCTGCTGGACAACTTCTACCTGATCGAAGAGCAGATCCGCACGGCGCGCAAGCACCTGCCGCGGAGCTACAGCCGCGAGCTACCACGCTTGGCGGACGGCCCCTCACGCGGTTTGCCGCGGGTCTACGACATCGCCCTGGAAACCATCTCCCACGGTGACGGACGGGTCGACAGCGAGAGCCTGAGACGCTTCATCGCCGCCTACCAGTCGGTCACGCCGCTGGCCCTTGGCGAACTGTGGGCGATCCCGATCATGCTGCGCCTGGCGCTGATCGAGAACCTGCGCCGCGTGGCATCACGAGTGATGGCCAACTGGGATGATCGCAACCTGGCCAACGACTGGGCCGACCGCCTGCAGGAAACCGCCGAGCGTGACGCCAAGAGCGTGTTGCTGACTGTCGCCGACATGGCCCGTTCACAACCACCGCTGACCAGTTCGTTCGTTGCCGAACTGGCCAGGCGCCTGCAGGGCCAGAGCGCCGCACTGATCCTGCCGCTGACCTGGATCGAACAGACGCTCAGCGAAGACGGGCTGAACATCGAGCGTCTGGTGCAACTGGATGCCCAGCAGCAGGCCGCCGAACAGGTGTCCATCAGCAACAGCATCAACAGCCTGCGCCAGCTGTCTGCCGTCGACTGGCGCGGCTTCGTCGAAGACATGAGCAGGGTCGAGCAGGTACTCAATGAAGACCCGGCGCAGATCTACCCCACTATGGATTTCGCCACCCGCGACCACTACCGCCACGTGGTCGAACGCCTGGCCAGAAACTGCGAGCACGCGGAAGAAGCGGTAGCCCGTGCCGCCGTTGACCTGGCAGCCGCTGCCGGCACCGGCATCGGCACTCACATCGGTTTCTATCTGCTGGGTCAGGGGCTGGTCGAGTTGGAGCAGCGCCTCGAAGCCCGTATCCCCTTCGCCGAGGCCTGGCAACGTCTGCTGCGCCGTGCCCCACTGGCCTTCTTCCTCGTCCCGGCGCTGCTTCTCAGCCTGGCGCTGGCCTGGCCCTTCCTCGCCGCTGCCCAGGCCAGCGGCCTGAGCGACGGCCTGGCGCTCCTGCTCGGTCTACCGATCCTGCTGCTGACCAGTAGCCTGGCCCTGGGTTTGCTGAACCGGCTGGTGACCCTGACCGTGACCCCGCACATCCTGCCGCGCCTGGACTACAGCCGCGGCATACCCGAGCAGGCGCGCACGTTGGTGGTAGTGCCCACGTTGATCGGCAGCGCGCGCGATATCAAGGAATTGGTCGAGGGTCTGGAGGTGCGCTATCTGGCCAATCGCGACGCCTGCCTGCACTTCGCCCTGCTCAGCGACTTCATGGATGCGCCGAGTGAGGTGCTGGAACAGGATGCCGCCCTGCTTCTGCTGGCCCGCCAGTCGATCGAGGCGCTCAACCGCAAGTACCCGCCGGTGGGCGCCGACCGTTTCTACCTGCTGCATCGGCCACGCCGCTGGAACCCCGCCGAAGGCGTGTGGATGGGCCATGAACGCAAGCGCGGCAAACTTGCCGCGCTGAACGAGCTGCTGCGCGGCCGCGGCCTGGAAGCATTCGCGCTGATCGTCGGCGACATCGCCACCCTGCCCCGGGTGAACTACGTGATCAGCCTGGATACCGACACCCAGCTGCCGCGGGACGTCGCCCGGCAACTGATTGGCGCACTCGCCCACCCGCTCAACCAGCCGCAGTTCGATCCCATACGGCGGCGCATCAGCAGCGGTTACGCCATCCTCCAGCCACGGGTGGGCATCAGCCTGCCGAGCACCGCCCGTTCGCCCTATGCCCAGCTGTTCGGCAGCGACGCCGGGATCGATCCCTACACCCGCGCCGTTTCCGACGTGTATCAGGATCTGTTCCACAACGGCTCATTCATCGGCAAGGGCATCTATGCCGTCGATGCCTTCGAGCAGGCGCAGCACGGTTCTCTCCCGGACAACCGCATCCTCAGCCACGACCTGATCGAGGGCTGCTACGCTCGTTCCGGCCTGCTCAGCGACGTGCAACTGTACGAGGAGCATCCGGCCAGTTACAGCGCCGACTGCAAGCGCCGGCACCGCTGGATCCGCGGCGACTGGCAACTGCTGCCCTGGCTGCTGCCGTGGACGCCCGCCGCATCGGGCGGCCTACAGCGCAATCGCCTCGACGCCCTGGCGTGCTGGAAGATCTTCGATAACCTGCGCCGCAGCCTGGAGCCCGCCGCCACGCTGACGCTGCTGCTATGGGGCTGGTTCGCCATCGACCAGGCCCTGCTCTGGACTCTCGCCATACTCGCACTGCTGCTGGCGCAACCCCTGCTTGGTGCCTTGCTCGATCTGTTGCGCAAAGCCCATGACATCTCGCTCGGCCAACATCTGCAAGCCACCTGGCGCACGGCCAGGCTGCATTTCGGCCGCGCGCTGCTGGCACTGGCGTGGCTGCCCTTCGAGGCCCTGCTCAGCCTGGACGCCATCGCCCGCACCCTGTGGCGCATGTTCATCAGCCGGCGCCACCTGTTGCAATGGAGCCCCTCGCGTGAGGTGGAGCGCAGCAGCCGTAATGATCTTCCTGGCCTGTACCGGTTGATGTGGATCGCCCCCGGCCTGGCTCTGGCTTGCGCCACACTACTGCTGTTCGCCCCCGCGACATTGGCCCTGGCCAGCCCGTTCCTGTTGCTCTGGCTGACCAGCCCGGCCATCGCCTGGCGGCTGAGCCAGCCCAGGGCACGAACACGCTTCGAACCTTCCGCCGAGGAACTGCGTTTCCTGCACAGCCTGGCGCGCAAGACCTGGGCCTTCTTCGACCAGCACGTCGGCCCACAGAACAACTGGCTGCCGCCCGACAATATCCAGGAGCAACCGAGCCTGGTGGTAGCTCAGCGCACCTCGCCCACCAACATGGGCATGTCCCTGCTGTCACACCTGGCCGCCTACGATTTCGGCTACCTCAGCGCCGGCAGGCTGCTGTTGCGCCTCGATCGCTCGCTGAGCAGCATGGCCGGCCTGGAGCGCCACCGCCGGCACTTCTTCAACTGGTACGACACCCAGACCCTGCAGCCCCTGCCCCCGCACTATGTGTCGACGGTAGACAGCGGCAACCTGGCCGGCCTGCTGCTGACCCTGCGCCCCGGCCTGCTGGAGCTGGCGAGCCAGCCTCTGCTCCACCCGCGGATGTTCGCCGGCCTCGCCGATACCCTCGTCTTGCTGCGCGAGGCCATGATTGCAGAGCACCTCGGCGAACAGCTGCTGCGCGAACTGCAAAACGACCTGCACAGCGCACAGACAGAGGCCACGCAGGATCTGCATACGGCCTGCCAAGAGCTGCAACGCCTGCTCGGCCACGTCCAGTTGCTGGACAAGAACCTGCGGCCGACGCACGACAGCGAGAGCGAGCGCTGGCTGCAGGCATTGCTGGCGCAGATTGAAGACCTGCATGACGAGCTCGCCCCATTTCGTCTGCCACCTACAGGTGCAGGCGAGCAGCCGGCACAGACGACCTGGCAGCAATTCACGCAACTGGACAGCAGGCAATGGCCCGCCGCCGACCAGGCCCAGGTGCAAGCGGTGCAGCACCGCGCCGGCGAGCGCATCGCCAGCGCCAAACACCTCGCCCGGCAAGCCGGTGAACTGGCGCAGATGGACTTCGGTTTTCTCTACGACCCGCAGCGCGACCTGTTCTCCATCGGCTACAACGCCGAGAAGGATCGCCTGGACGCGGCCTACTACGACCTGTTGGCCTCCGAAGCACGGCTGACCAACTTCGTGGTGATCGCCCAGGGCCAGTTGCCCCAGGAGGGCTGGTTCACCCTCGGCCGCCTGCTCACCAGCAGTGCAGGCGTGCCGGTACTGCTGTCCTGGTCCGGCTCGATGTTCGAGTACCTGATGCCTATGCTGGTGATGCCCAACTATCCCGGCACCCTGCTCGACCAGACCTGCCGCGCCGCCGTGGCCCGGCAGATCGAGTACGGCAACCAGTTGGGCCTGCCCTGGGGCGTGTCCGAGTCTGGTTACAACACCCAGGACGCCCACTTCAACTACCAGTACCGCGCCTTCGGCGTCCCCGGCCTGGGCCTCAAGCACGGGCTCGGCGAAGACCGCGTGGTCGCCCCCTATGCCTCGGCCCTGGCCCTGATGGTCGAGCCACAGGCCGCCTGCCGCAACTTGCAGCGCCTGGCCAAGCTGGGCCTGAGCGGCACATTCGGCCTGTACGAGGCAGTCGACTTCACGCCGACACGCCTGCCACGCGGACAGAACGCAGCGGTGATCCATTCGTTCATGGCCCACCACCAGGGCATGAGCCTGCTGGCACTGGCCCATGTGCTGCTGGATCAACCGATGCAGCGGCGCTTCGAATCCGATCCGCAGTTCCAGGCCACCGCCCTGCTGCTGCAGGAACGCGTCCCGAAAGCCGCTGCGCAGTACCGGCATGCCGCCCACTCATCCGCTGCCGACGCCGCCGTGCGCCTGACCGAGACCAAGCTCAGGGTATTCACCGACCCGGATCGACGCCGCCCCGCCGTACAGCTGCTGTCCAACGGTCATTATCACGTCATGCTCAGCAGCGCCGGCGGCGGCTACAGCCGCTGCGACGGCACCGCCGTGACACGCTGGCAGGAGGACATCAGCCGTGACCACTGGGGCATGTTCTGCTACCTGCGCGATGTCGCCAGCGGCGACTTCTGGTCGGCCGCGCACCAGCCGACGCTGCGCCACAGCGCCGGCTACGAGGCGATCTTCACCGACGCCCGTGCCGAATTCCGCGTCCGCGAGCGCGACTTCGACTGTCACACCGAGATCGTCGTCTCACCCGAGGACAACATCGAACTGCGCCGCCTGCACCTGACCAACCGGGCCCGCGTACGACGCAGCCTGGAACTCACCAGCTATGCCGAAGTGGTGCTCTCCCCGGCCATCGCCGATGCCCTGCACCCGGCCTTCAGCAAGCTGTTCGTGCAGAGCGAACTGCTGCCGGAACTGCAGGCGATCCTGTGTAGCCGGCGGCCGCGCTCCAGCCAGGAACAGGTGCCATGGATGTGTCATCTGCTGGCTGCCCACGATGTGGATATCGACGCGATCTCCTACGAAACCGACCGCGCCCGCTTTATCGGCCGCGGCCGCAGCACGGCCCGCCCGGCGGTTCTGGATGCCGGCGTCGACAGCCTGTCCGGCAGCGCCGGCTCGGTGCTCGACCCGATCGTGGCGATCCGCTGCCGCATCAGCCTGGAACCCGGTCAGACCGCCATCATCGATCTGGTCACCGGCATCGGCGAGAGCCGCGAAGGCTGCCTGCAACTGATCAACAAATACCGCGACCGCCACCTGGCCGACCGCGTGTTCGGCCTGGCCTGGACCCACAGCCAGGTGCAGTTGCGTCAGCTCAACGCCACGCAGGCCGACGCCCGCCTGTTCGAGCAGATGGCCACCTCGATCCTCTACGCCAATGCTGCGCTGCGCGCCGACGCCAGCGTGCTGAGCGGCAATCAGCGCAACCAGTCCGACCTCTGGGGCCAGGCGATTTCCGGCGACCTGCCGATCGTCCTGGTACAGATCGCCGATGCGGCCAATATCGAACTGGTGCGGCAACTGGTACAGGCCCACGCCTACTGGCGGCAGAAAGGCCTGGCCCTGGATCTGGTGATCTGGAACGAGGATCAGGCCGGCTACCGCCAGCAACTGCAGGATCTGATCATGGCGCTGGTCACCTCCGGCAGCGAGGCGCATATGGTCGACCGCCCTGGCGGCATCTTCGTCCGCCCGGCCCAGCAGCTGTCGAACGAGGACCGCCTGCTGATGCTCGCCGTGGCGCGCCTGGTGCTCAGCGACGGCAATGGCAGCCTGGCCGAGCAGGTGCATCGGCATGTCAGCGAGCCGGCGCTGCCACGCTTCGACCCACTGCGGATGCGTACATCCCGCAGCCGGCCGCCCAGCCCAACCGCCGACCCTCCCTCGCTGCTGCTGGGCAACCCCTACGGCGGCTTCAGCGCCGATGGCAGCGAATACCTGATCCACCTGGCCGAGGGTACGAGCACACCGGCGCCCTGGTCCAACGTGCTGGCCAATCCCGACTTCGGTACGGTGATCAGCGAGAGCGGCGGCGCCTACACCTGGAGCGAGAACGCCCATGCGTATCGCCTGACCCCCTGGCACAACGACCCGGTCGGCGACGCCAGCGACGAAGCGCTGTACCTGCGCGACGACGACAGCGGCCACTACTGGTCGCCAACGCCGCTGCCGCGCCCCGGCAAGGGCGCCTATACCACCCGCCACGGCTTCGGCTACAGCGTCTTCGAGCACGAGGAGGACGGCATCCACAGCGAGCTGTGGGTATACGTGGCGCTGGATGCCGCAATCAAGTTCTCACGCCTGATAATCCGCAACCGCTCGGGCCGCGAGCGGCGTCTGTCCGCCACCGGTTACGTGGCCTGGGTACTCGGCGACCTGCGCGAGAAATCGGCCCTGCACGTGGTCACCGAGCAGGATCCGGCCAGTGGCGCATTGTTCGCCCGTAATGCCTACTCCATCGACTTTCCCGGTCGGGTGGCGTTCTTCGATGTCGACTCGCCAGCGCGTAGCGTCAGTGGCGACCGCAGCGAATTTCTCGGCCGCAACGGCAACCTGAACGCCCCGGCGGCGCTGGCCAGGCCGCGCCTGTCCGGGCGCAGCGGTGGCGGCCTCGACCCTTGCGCGGCGATCCAGGTCGCCTTCGAACTCGCCGATGGCGACAGCCAGGAAATCATCTTCCGCCTGGGCGCCGGGCTCAACGCCACGGCCGCCGCGCAACTGGTTCAGCGCTTTCGCGGCAGCGACGCAGCCAGCAAGGCCCTGGAACAGGTGCGCGCGCACTGGCGTGCGACTCTGAGCACGATCCGCATCCGCACGCCCGAGCCGGCCATCGATGTACTGGCCAACGGCTGGCTGATGTACCAGGTGATCGCCAGCCGCTTCTGGGCACGCAGCGGCTATTACCAGTCCGGCGGCGCCTACGGCTTCCGCGACCAGTTGCAGGACAGCATGGCGATGATCCACGCCAGCCCGCACGCCAGCCGCCAGCACCTGCTGTTGTGCGCGGCCCACCAGTTCGGTGAAGGCGATGTGCAGCACTGGTGGCATCCGCCGCTGGATCGAGGTGTGCGTACTGGCTGCTCGGACGACTACCTGTGGCTGCCCCTGGCCACCAGTCGTTATGTACAGATGAGCGGCGACCGCAGCGTGCTCGATGAGCAGGTGGCCTACATCGAAGGCCGCGCGCTGAATGCCGGCGAAGAATCCTATTACGACCTGCCCCAACGCTCGTGTCTGCGCGAAAGCCTCTATCGGCACTGCGTTCGAGCCATCGAACATGGCCTACGCCGCGGTATCCACGGACTGCCGCTGATCGGCAGCGGCGACTGGAACGACGGCATGAATCGGGTCGGTGAACAGGGCCTTGGCGAAAGCGTGTGGCTGGGCTTCTTCCTCCACGAAGTACTGCGGCAGTTCGTCCCTGTCGCGCTCATGCAGAACGATGCGAAGTTCGCCCGGCACTGCACGGAACAGGCCGCCGCCCTGCGCAACAGCCTGGAAGAACACGGCTGGGACGGCGCCTGGTACCGCCGCGCCTACTTCGACGATGGCACGCCGCTGGGCTCGGCGAGCAACCAGGAATGCCGCATCGACTCCATTGCCCAGAGCTGGTCGGTGCTATCCGGCGCCGCCTCAGCAGAACGCCAACGCAGCGCCATGGACGCCCTGGAGCACCACTTGCTGCGCCGCGATCCAGGCCTGGTGCAACTGCTCGACCCACCGTTCGACAAGAGCTCACTGGACCCTGGCTATATCAAGGGCTACGTGCCGGGCGTACGCGAAAACGGCGGCCAGTACACCCACGCCGCCGTGTGGGCAAGCATGGCCTTCGCCCATCTCGGTGACAGCGCACGGGCCTGGGAACTGCTGCGCCTGATCAACCCGGTCGGCCACAGCAGCGCACAAGCGATAGCCCGGTACAAGGTCGAACCCTATGTGGTCAGCGCCGATGTGTACGGCATGGCGCCGCATGCCGGGCGTGGCGGCTGGAGCTGGTATACCGGGGCTGCCGGCTGGATGTACCGGCTGATCATCGAATCGCTGCTAGGCCTGCAACGCAGTGCCGACAGCCTGCGCCTGCAACCGCTGCTGCCTGCTGACTGGCCCGGTTTCAGCCTGGACTACCGCTTCGGCTCGACGCTGTATCGGATAGAGGTATTGCAACAGGCTGGGGATACAACGTCGCTCAGCCTGGACGGCGTGCCGATAGACGGCATTCAGTGCCCACTGCTGGACGATGGCCACGAGCACCACATAGTGTTTCGCTGCCCACCGGCCAAAGCTTACGAAGCGGGTCAGACCGATACGCACCCCATATCCCTGACAGGAGGCAGCTAG
- a CDS encoding FAD-binding oxidoreductase: MYPQIEQVVSDRLPESTEVAIIGGGIIGVSTAYCLARRGIAVTLLEKGLIGAEQSSRNWGWCRSMGRDLTEIPLAMASLRLWDTWQTQLGEDLGFRRSGVLYACETPRQLQQQADWLQAASAHGVQARLLEGADLLRVMPEGAAAGWSGALHTPSDGRAEPHRASAVIARAAQRLGARIVTGCAVRGLDIQAGRVRGLYSEQGKLHCSRVVLAGGAWSTLFCANLDLRLPQLKVVASVLRTAPMAGGPELAVGASRYAFRKRADGGYTIAQRNGNLAPITPDSFRYLGDFLPALGKQFREVRLRLDGRFFEELCQPRRWDMDSASPFERCRVLDPQPSPAILSEARDALAAAFPFFRQMRVEQSWAGVMDVTPDAIPVIGPVEKLPGLFLSTGYSGHGFGIAPGAGHLLADLIDGSTPLVDPQPFAYDRL; encoded by the coding sequence ATGTATCCGCAGATTGAACAGGTGGTCAGCGACAGGCTGCCGGAAAGCACCGAGGTGGCCATCATCGGCGGCGGCATTATCGGCGTCAGCACGGCCTATTGTCTGGCCCGCCGAGGTATCGCCGTCACCCTGCTGGAGAAGGGCCTGATCGGCGCCGAGCAGTCCTCGCGCAACTGGGGCTGGTGCCGCAGCATGGGCCGCGACCTGACGGAGATTCCCCTGGCCATGGCCAGCCTGCGCCTGTGGGACACCTGGCAAACGCAGCTCGGCGAAGACCTGGGCTTTCGCCGCAGCGGCGTGCTCTATGCCTGCGAAACCCCGCGCCAGTTGCAGCAGCAGGCGGACTGGCTGCAGGCGGCCAGCGCCCATGGCGTGCAGGCACGCCTGCTCGAAGGTGCCGATCTGCTGCGGGTGATGCCGGAAGGAGCCGCCGCCGGATGGAGCGGCGCGCTGCATACGCCGAGTGATGGCCGCGCCGAACCGCACCGCGCCAGTGCAGTGATCGCCCGCGCCGCTCAACGCCTGGGCGCGCGCATCGTCACGGGTTGCGCGGTGCGGGGTTTGGACATTCAGGCTGGTCGAGTTCGTGGGCTGTATAGCGAACAAGGCAAACTGCATTGCAGCAGGGTGGTGCTGGCGGGTGGCGCCTGGTCGACGCTGTTCTGCGCCAATCTTGATCTGCGCCTGCCGCAACTGAAGGTGGTGGCCTCGGTACTGCGCACCGCACCGATGGCCGGCGGCCCGGAACTGGCCGTGGGCGCCAGCCGCTATGCCTTTCGCAAGCGCGCCGACGGTGGCTATACGATTGCCCAGCGCAACGGCAACCTGGCGCCGATCACACCGGACAGCTTTCGCTACCTCGGCGATTTTCTCCCGGCACTGGGCAAGCAGTTTCGTGAAGTACGCCTGCGCCTGGACGGTCGTTTTTTCGAGGAGCTATGCCAGCCACGCCGTTGGGACATGGACAGCGCAAGCCCCTTCGAACGCTGCCGGGTACTCGACCCGCAGCCCTCCCCGGCCATCCTGAGCGAGGCGCGCGACGCTCTGGCCGCCGCCTTCCCCTTCTTCCGTCAGATGCGCGTGGAGCAAAGCTGGGCCGGAGTGATGGACGTCACCCCGGATGCCATCCCGGTGATCGGCCCGGTCGAGAAGCTGCCAGGGCTGTTTCTCTCCACCGGCTATTCCGGCCATGGCTTCGGCATCGCTCCCGGCGCCGGCCATTTGCTGGCCGACCTGATCGATGGCAGCACGCCGCTGGTCGATCCCCAACCCTTCGCCTACGACAGGCTCTGA